The nucleotide window TTTTGATTTTTATTATGATTATAAGGGTCCGGGTGGGGTTACCTACCAGATCCCTATTAAAGGCCAGGGAGATACCAAAGGAAACAGCGGCGGACTGATGGTTGGAGTACAATTCTTTTTGACAAGAAGTCAGAATCTTGTGCTTGACTTCTGGATTGCCGGAGCCCATTACGGAAGTGGAAAAGGGGATTTTACCATGACCTCAGATTATGTATTGACTCCTGATATGCAGGCTCAGCTTAAAAAGGAAATTGAAAACCTTGATATTCCGTTTGTAAAATATACAGTAGAAACCAATGCCAATGGAGCCAGAATAAAAGTTGACGGTCCCTGGGCAGGTTTCAGAAGCGGACTTTCGATAGGATACAGATTTTAAATATACCATGTATAATATATAAACCGTTCTATATCAGTACGGTTTATTTTTTTTCTGAAATTTGTATCTTGAATCCCATAAAAAACTTTCTGGAATTATACTATGAACTCGACCTCAATCACCACCGGCCAAAGAATCAAGGCTATCATAGGCGGATCTATCGGAAATCTTGTTGAGTGGTACGACTGGTATGCGTATGCTGCCTTTGCCATTTATTTTTCTCATTCCTTTTTCCCGGATTCTGACCTTAATGCACAACTGATGAATACTGCTGGAATATTTGCAGTAGGTTTTCTCATGAGGCCAATCGGCGGCTGGATGTTCGGGAGTATTGCAGATAAGATAGGAAGAAAAAAAGCCATGACGCTTTCCGTTCTGCTGATGTCTTTCGGATCATTACTGATAGCGCTTACTCCAACTTACGAATCTATAGGCATTCTGGCTCCTTTATTACTTTTACTCGCAAGACTGCTTCAGGGCTTAAGTGTTGGTGGAGAATACGGAGTCTCCGCAACTTACCTCAGCGAAATGGCTACACAGGATAGAAGAGGATTTTATTCAAGTTTTCAATATGTCACTTTAATTGGCGGTCAGCTGATTGCTTTAGGAATTCAGCTTATTTTGCAGAAATTGCTGCTGACAGAGTCCCAGCTTGAAGAATGGGGCTGGAGAATCCCTTTTGTGATCGGGGCTATGCTTTCTATTATCGCATTGTATCTTCGGGCTAACCTCCATGAAACCGAAGCTTTTGAAAATAAAAAAGAAGTGAGTGAAAAGAAAAAAGGAACGGTAAAGGAGTTACTGAAACACCCCAAAGCTTTACTTACTGTTGTAGGTCTTACATTAGGAGGAACACTGGCATTTTATACCTACACCACTTATATGCAGAAATTTTTAGTGAATACCGTGCATCTTACTAAGGAAGAGTCTACACTGGTCTCTTTTATTTCCTTATTTATATTTGCCTGCCTTCAGCCTGTATTTGGAGCACTTTCGGACAAAATAGGAAGAAGACCGCTCCTTTTAGGATTTGGAATACTGGGAACTTTATGTACGGTTCCGCTGCTTACAGCCCTCAGCACTACCACTTCAATATGGAGTGCATTTTTCCTGATCATGGCTGCATTAATTATTGTAAGCGGCTATACTTCCATCAACGCAGTAGTAAAAGCAGAACTTTTCCCTTCTGAAATCCGTGCACTTGGCGTAGGTCTTCCTTATGCTATTACCGTGGCAGTATTTGGAGGAACTGCAGAATATATTGCACTTTGGTTTAAGAAAATTGGTTCTGAAGAGTATTTTTACTGGTACATTACCGGATGTATTCTCTTTTCGCTTATTGTTTATATCGGAATGAAGGATACTAAAAAGATCTCTACCCTGGATAAGGATTAAAATTTCAGAGCTTTATAAAAAATAGCGCCGCAGGTTCTCTGCGGCGCTATTTCTATTTTAATGATAGGCCTGTTTAAATTTTTCAATCATACTGTCCAGATTATGACGCTGGACATATATGCTTTTTACCTCCTGATATCTTGGCGATTTATAGAAAACCTCATGGAAATCCATACTGCCGTTTCCTACTTTTACTACTTTCTGTACTTCAATATTCAACTTTCTCAATTCGTCTTTGAAGACTTTAAATTCATCTTGGATACTACTGCTCATTAATATTTTTGATTTTTTAGTTAAAAATTCCATTTACCCCTTCAAATATTAGGGGTAACTTCTCAAATTCCGAATAAAGTTAGTAAATTTATTAACACAAAGTAACACTTTTACAATATTTTATCATTTTTTTTACAGATTGTCAGTTAATAATATTCGATTAATACATATTTCGTATTTTTAGCTTTATAAAAAATTGCAACAACATTATACAAACCATGATTATTAAAGCATTTTTCTCATTATTCTTTTTAACAATGCTCACTTTTCTGCACGGTCAGAAAATGGAATTCAAAGCACCGGATTATGCTGCCATTCAAAAAAATATTGAAGATAAAAACTCGGAATTCTACTATCCGAAACTTTTAAAGAGATTAAAACAGAATGATACGCTTCTTACAGGCAGCCAATATCGTCATCTGTATTTCGGCTATACCTTTCAAAAAGAATATCATCCCTATAAGATCGGCAAGAAAGCAGAAGAAGTAGCCAAATATTATCGTGGTGAAGGTATTTCACAAAAAGATCTCTCAAAAGGAATCAAACTGTTTTTGGATGCTTTGGATGAAAATCCGCTGGATCTGCGTGCAATGAATTATCTTGCTTATCTGTATCACTTAAACAATGATGACGCCACTGCTGAAAAAATTGCTGGGAATTTTCACGGCTTATTAAACGCTATTCTGACTTCCGGTGATGGATTGACATGTGAAACAGGCTTTCATGTTATTTCTGTAACTGATGAATATGTATTGCTCAACAGGTTCCAGATGGAGACCCAATCACAAAGCCTTAAAGGAAAATGCGATTATCAGGAGTTTGAAAAAGGTAAATATAAAGTGCCGGGATTTTATTTTGACATCAGCAGATTCTATGGAAGAATATTAGATTAACAGGATTCATTGTTAATAATTTTTATTATTGAATAATACGAGCCATTAATTTTTATAAAATAAATTCCATATGGTTTTGCCCTGAATATAAGGGTTTCGGAGAAGGAGAAATATTTTTTTTCATAAAAAATAAATTTTTGTGTAACATTTTTTAAAGGTTCGTCTCTAAAAGACAAATAAACCTTAAAACTTTAGAAATCATGAAAAAATTTACATTCCTTCTGATCATCATGTTATTTTTTTTAGCAGTGTGCAACATATTTGGACAGCAAACAGCATATCCGTTTGAAGTAAAGAAAAGCGGAAAAGGTAACCAGTCATTAATCTTTATTCCGGGATTTGCTTCTTCAGGAGATGTATGGAGTGAAACGGCTGCAAAGTTTGAAAACAACTTCACTTGTTACACTTTAACGATGGCTGGGTTTGCCGGAACAAAACCACAGGCAGAAGCCAGTTTTAAAGATTGGGAAAATGGAATCGCAGCTTATATCAGAAATAATAAAATTGATAAACCCATCATCATCGGACACAGCATGGGAGGCGGCCTTGCCTTGGCTATCGCAGCCGATTATCCTGAACTTGCAGGTAAAATCATTATTGTTGATGCTCTTCCGTGCCTGGCAGCAATGTCTGACCCCAATTTCACTTCAAAAGAAAATAATGACTGTTCATCTACCATTACTCAATTAACCGCTATGAACGACGAGCAGTTCCGAAAAATGCAGGCTCAGGCAATCCCACGTCTCCTGGCAGATCCTTCTATGCAGGAAACTGTAATCGGATGGAGTGTGAAGTCAGACCGAAAAACATTTGCAAAAATGTACTGCGACTTTTTCAATACCGATCTCAGAGAAAAAATAAAAAATATACAATGTCCCTCTCTTATTCTTCTGGAATCGTTTTTTGTTAACCTTAAGCCAACAATTGAAAG belongs to Chryseobacterium gleum and includes:
- a CDS encoding MFS transporter; the encoded protein is MNSTSITTGQRIKAIIGGSIGNLVEWYDWYAYAAFAIYFSHSFFPDSDLNAQLMNTAGIFAVGFLMRPIGGWMFGSIADKIGRKKAMTLSVLLMSFGSLLIALTPTYESIGILAPLLLLLARLLQGLSVGGEYGVSATYLSEMATQDRRGFYSSFQYVTLIGGQLIALGIQLILQKLLLTESQLEEWGWRIPFVIGAMLSIIALYLRANLHETEAFENKKEVSEKKKGTVKELLKHPKALLTVVGLTLGGTLAFYTYTTYMQKFLVNTVHLTKEESTLVSFISLFIFACLQPVFGALSDKIGRRPLLLGFGILGTLCTVPLLTALSTTTSIWSAFFLIMAALIIVSGYTSINAVVKAELFPSEIRALGVGLPYAITVAVFGGTAEYIALWFKKIGSEEYFYWYITGCILFSLIVYIGMKDTKKISTLDKD
- a CDS encoding alpha/beta fold hydrolase, which translates into the protein MKKFTFLLIIMLFFLAVCNIFGQQTAYPFEVKKSGKGNQSLIFIPGFASSGDVWSETAAKFENNFTCYTLTMAGFAGTKPQAEASFKDWENGIAAYIRNNKIDKPIIIGHSMGGGLALAIAADYPELAGKIIIVDALPCLAAMSDPNFTSKENNDCSSTITQLTAMNDEQFRKMQAQAIPRLLADPSMQETVIGWSVKSDRKTFAKMYCDFFNTDLREKIKNIQCPSLILLESFFVNLKPTIESQYRNLKNANMQYASKGLHFIMYDDKDWYLNQLANFLSSK
- a CDS encoding DUF4919 domain-containing protein — encoded protein: MLTFLHGQKMEFKAPDYAAIQKNIEDKNSEFYYPKLLKRLKQNDTLLTGSQYRHLYFGYTFQKEYHPYKIGKKAEEVAKYYRGEGISQKDLSKGIKLFLDALDENPLDLRAMNYLAYLYHLNNDDATAEKIAGNFHGLLNAILTSGDGLTCETGFHVISVTDEYVLLNRFQMETQSQSLKGKCDYQEFEKGKYKVPGFYFDISRFYGRILD
- a CDS encoding DUF3575 domain-containing protein, whose amino-acid sequence is MKKLLILIPCFLFSELEAQEIPNSSAEKMNIIKTNVTAYAFRNINLSYERAINQWFSVNIGFGTMPEGKVPFINTFLKDEDEKRFQNLRVKATNFTIEPRFYIGKGYGKGFYFAPYYRYSSVTSNTFDFYYDYKGPGGVTYQIPIKGQGDTKGNSGGLMVGVQFFLTRSQNLVLDFWIAGAHYGSGKGDFTMTSDYVLTPDMQAQLKKEIENLDIPFVKYTVETNANGARIKVDGPWAGFRSGLSIGYRF